The sequence ACCCTGGGCTTAACTGCATGTGAAGCGGCGTACCGCCATGGAGAAGAGTGGCATGATCAGCTTATGGAGTATTTAAAGGCAAATGTTTCCTATGTACGTGAGTTTTTAAAAGAAAAAATACCCAATGTCAAGCTTATAGAACCGGAAGGAACCTATCTTGTCTGGCTGGATTTCCGGGAACTGGGCCTTACAGAAGGGGAGAGAGAAGATCTGATCATAAAAAAGGCAGGGCTTTGGCTGGACAGCGGGGCCATGTTCGGTCCGGTGGGAGAGGGATTTGAAAGAATCAACATCGCATGCCCCCGGTCTATTCTGGAGCAGGCCTTGGGTAACTTAGAGCAAGCTATAAAAACGTTATGAAACATAAAAACGTGATAAAAATAATAGATTATCTTTATCACCAGCCGTGATTATGGAATGGTACCTGATATGGAAAACGCCGGAGCCCCGCATAAAAAGGATGTCATTGCGAGGCTTCGGCGTTTATTCTATGCTTTTGTTTATTAAGGGAAACAGGCAATTTATGCCCATACGTCAAATTCCTTTATTTTCCGAATGGAGAGTCTTCCTGGCGTACAAAATACCCCTGGTTATGGCTGCAAACAGGACAGACCTGCGGCGCTTTGGTTCCTTTATGGATATGACCGCAGTTTAAGCAGATATATTCTGTGGTCGTATCGTTTTCAAAGAGTTTATTATCTTGCACCAGCTGCGCATACTGGGCAAAACGCTGGCTGTGTACTTTTTCAACCTCAGCGATCATATAAAAGGAATTTGCGATACTGGAAAATCCCTCTTCCTTAGCCTTGTCGCCGAAGGATTTATAAATGGTGTCGTGCTCGGCAGCTTCATGCTGGGCGGAGAGCTGCAAAAGCTCCAGGATGTTATTGGAGTTGTCAATTGGATAGTTGGCGCTTATGGAGATTTCCTGACCATGGAACTCTTTTAAGTGATTATAGAATACCTCAGCGTGTTCCTTTTCTTGATTTCCGGTATAATGGAAAAGCCAGTATAAAACAGCAAGATTTTGATTTTTTGCCTGGGACGCGGCAAATTCGTAACGCCGCCAAGCCTGGCACTCTCCTGCAAAAGCTTTTAAAAGGTTCTCTTTTGTAACGCTGTCTTTCAGTGCGACCATGTTTTGTTCCTCCTAATTTATTTACCAGTAGTGTTACCAGATATCTCCTGATTTATAATAAAAAATGGAAGATATGGAAAAATATTTATTATATCGCCATTTTCGATGACGCCAAAAAGATGCAGAGCCGATCACCACGTTTCCTTAACAGGTGTTCGGCTCTGCATCTTTGGCATAGATCCTCCTTTTTGCCCCTTTGTAAACCGAAAGCAGTAATAGAAGAAGGAAAGCCAACATTTGATAGTATACGAAGAAGAAGTCAGATATTTAGTAACCCTGATTCCAGTCAGATTGATGCCGGCATCCCCCAGCATCCGACGACAAGAAAAACAGTTATAAGAGGAGATAATCGGCAACGGAATCAATAAAAATATTGTAAAAAGGTATTGACACATTTCTCTTCGTATATTAATATAATTATAACATATAAACCTATTAAACATATAGGTAATGAAAAGAGATGATCAGTATGAAGGAATTCAAGTTCATGGCAGCAAGTAATCATGGATTTTATAATAATAGATGTTGTTGTCAGACTGTATGT is a genomic window of Lacrimispora sphenoides containing:
- the rbr gene encoding rubrerythrin, which translates into the protein MVALKDSVTKENLLKAFAGECQAWRRYEFAASQAKNQNLAVLYWLFHYTGNQEKEHAEVFYNHLKEFHGQEISISANYPIDNSNNILELLQLSAQHEAAEHDTIYKSFGDKAKEEGFSSIANSFYMIAEVEKVHSQRFAQYAQLVQDNKLFENDTTTEYICLNCGHIHKGTKAPQVCPVCSHNQGYFVRQEDSPFGK